From the genome of Porphyromonadaceae bacterium W3.11:
TCAATTGGTTAATAGCTTCAATAGTGATGCTTGGTGCAACCTGACTAAGTACAGCATACTCCATGTCTATACCTGGAATATAACCACCAGAAGTAAAGTAATTACCATACTCCATAGCGTATTGAGTATTGGTAATATTATCCTTACTGGTCATCTTATTTTCATAAGTGTTTAGAATCTCAGTGCGTGTACGATCATATTCTGCAGCAGTAAAACCGTAGTCACGTACTCTCTTCATTTCAGCAACAAGTGCATTAAGAGCCTCTTCGTAACGTCCTTCATGTGCGATAGCACCAAAGTCAAAGGCATCTTCTGTCTGAGTTAGGCCGAATAGTGGTCCTGTACTTAAGTACGCTTGAACGAAAGGTGCATCTGGCTTCTGCGTAATTTCTTGGATTCTGCCATCGAACATTTGGCTGATAGCATTATAGATATAGTCCATGGTAAGACCCATTGCTGAGGCTTTGAGCTCACGTGGCATAGCATCACTTGAGAAGCTAAAGCTGATTTGAGTCCCCTGAAGTTCTGGATCAGTAACGATGATGCTCAATGGAGCCTCGCGATCTGGAATCTCTTCGTACACACGCTCTGCTGGATTAACTGGAGCAGGTACATCAGCGTATAGGCTCTTGATCTTATTTTCGACGTAATCAACATCGATATCCCCAACAATGATTAGACCTTGTAGGTCTGGGCGGTACCACTTGTGGTAGTAATCACGGATTTCTTTGTATGTGAAGTTTCTCACTACGTCCATGCTACCGATTGGTAAGCGTTTACCATAGTTAAGTCCTGGGAACATCTCTTTGAGTAGTTTGGTGAATGCTCTCATGCTACCAGAATCACCTTGACGCCACTCATTTTCAATGACACCACGCTCATTATCTATCTCTTCATCAAGCAGAGCGATACCATCACTCCAGTCACGAAGGATAAGTAAGCATGAGTCCACAACTCCATTACCATTAGATACAGGAGCATCCTTTATGGTGTACATGGTTTCATCAAATGAGGTATAAGCATTTAGCTCAGCACCAAACTTAACACCGATGCTTTCTAGGTAGTTGATTAGTTCTTTGCCTTCATAGTTTTTAGTCCCATTAAAGGCCATGTGTTCTAGGAAGTGGGCAAGACCTGATTGGCTATCCTCCTCCTGCATAGAGCCAACTTTCTGTGCAATATAGAAATTGGCACGTCCCTTTGGTTGCTCATTATGGCGAATAATGTAGGTTAGTCCGTTAGGTAGTTTGCCTACACGAACAGCTGGATCGATAGGAAGTGGAGGCACTTGTTGGCCAGCTTCCTGTGCGTAAGCCATTGAGCTTGTAGCAAATAGTGCTACAAGAAAGGCTCCAAGCCAAAGTTTAATTTTTTTTGTCATCTTGATTTAATGTCGATAATATTAGTAATTATGTTCTCTTAGTTCCTTGTGGGAGGTTATCAAAAGTAGATATAAAATATTGTCATACAACACCTACTAATGACTACAAATGTAAGAAAAAAATAATTGACAATCAACATAGTTCACATTAAATGTCAATTAATATCTATTCAATTCAGCTTTGTTTTATTCATTTCAGGAAATATAAGAAGATGAATAAATGAAAAAATTATATCTATTTATTGGTGTATGGTAAAGCTTTGCACTTTTTTAATTAGATTTGTGGGTATCTCTGCATGAGTGTGCCTAATTTTGGGGATGATGATATGAATAACAGCGGAAGATTTTTTTTGGATAATTTTGTTAAATACGATTCTTTACTAAGACCTACCATTGGGTTATTGCTTTGTGCCGTTATGGCTTTACTGCCATTGAAAGCACAGAAAGCGGAAGTGTATAATGTACACCTAATGCCTGATAATAGCGTCGTATATGCTTTGCCTATTACTAAGATCTATATTCAAGTTAGTTTTGATGCCATAGACGAGTCGCCAGGCGATTTGGCTTTATATGCTCAGCGCTATCTTGGGGTGAACAATGCGATACTCAAACCCAGCATGAGATATAAGTTGAAAGGTGTAAGAGTGGGTTCTTATGGTGTTCCAGATGAGCAGTTACGTTTCTCTGTGAAGTTTGGACGGAGGCATGATGCCACTAACGTTACTTTGAGCCCAGATGGATTACTTCTGGGAATTAACTCTCCAGAGGCAGAGGTTGAGCCTTTTCCAGAGGATAAGATTACTCATCCCGATCCCGAGAATAGGGTAGGTGAGTTGGGCGTCCTACCACCTGAGTATATTCAAGCAACCACAATAGCCAAAAAGGCAGAAATTGCAGCTAATGAGATCTATCGATTAAGAGAGAGTCGTACCAGCATCATTAGTGGCCAGAGTGAGCAGCCATTTACGGATGGAAAAGGAATGGAGCTGGCCATAAATCGATTGGATGAAGCTGAGAGGGTTTTGGCAGAGCACTTTATTGGCAAAAGAGAAATCACGGCTATTGAAAAAGTCATCAGTGAGGTTGATATCTCGCAGGAAGGAAAGTTTGTTGTCTTCAGATTTAGTGAGCACGACGGACTATTGCCAGCTGATGATCTTAGGGGAGAACCGATCTATCTTGATATTAAAATTGACGAGCAAGCTCCAGAGCTCGATGAAAAGGAGCAGAAGAAGCTTGAGAGACATCTCCGGAATGGGATTGTATTCAGAGTGCCTGGATTAGTGCAAGCGTCTTTGATTTGGCAAGGTAATGTTATCACTTCTACGAAGATGGCTGTAGCTCAGCTCGGAACTCTTGAGGTACTTGAATCTTCACTTTTTACATCGAAGACACCGACTACTTTCATAGAGTTTTATAGCAGTACTGGAGCTATTAAACGTGTGAGGAATGATGAATAGCATTATCGGGAGAGAGGGAAATAAAGATGATTATTCTAATTAATGTATAACTAAATAATGATTTAAAACTTAATGTTTTTATGGCAACAAAAGAAAAGGTGAAACACCCGAAAGGCTTGATCATGGCCGCCTTATCAAATATGGGCGAGCGATTTGGCTTCTACACGATGATGGCTATCCTTGTGCTCTTCTTGAGTGCAAAGTTTGGTCTGAGTGAAACCGAAGCAGGTCTGATTTATAGTGTTTTCTATTTCAGTATCTATGCTCTAGCGATGATTGGTGGTATCGTAGCAGATAGGACCAATAACTTTAAGGGTACTATTATGATAGGGCTTATCATGATGGCGGTAGGTTATGTGCTTCTTGCGATTCCTACAGAAGTTACAGCATCAAACAGGACACTCTTATTGGTATTTACATGCCTTGGATTGTTTGTTATTGCTCTTGGTAATGGTTTCTTCAAGGGAAATCTACAGGCTCTTGTAGGGCAGATGTATGACCGTGGAGGATATTCTAACGAAGCACGTGATGCTGGTTTTTCCATCTTCTACATGTTCATTAACGTAGGTGCTGTGATTGCACCATGGATTGCTCCAGCCATTCGTAGCTGGTGGTTAAGAATTCATGATTTTGCATACAATG
Proteins encoded in this window:
- a CDS encoding DUF4831 family protein, whose translation is MSVPNFGDDDMNNSGRFFLDNFVKYDSLLRPTIGLLLCAVMALLPLKAQKAEVYNVHLMPDNSVVYALPITKIYIQVSFDAIDESPGDLALYAQRYLGVNNAILKPSMRYKLKGVRVGSYGVPDEQLRFSVKFGRRHDATNVTLSPDGLLLGINSPEAEVEPFPEDKITHPDPENRVGELGVLPPEYIQATTIAKKAEIAANEIYRLRESRTSIISGQSEQPFTDGKGMELAINRLDEAERVLAEHFIGKREITAIEKVISEVDISQEGKFVVFRFSEHDGLLPADDLRGEPIYLDIKIDEQAPELDEKEQKKLERHLRNGIVFRVPGLVQASLIWQGNVITSTKMAVAQLGTLEVLESSLFTSKTPTTFIEFYSSTGAIKRVRNDE